The Halomicronema hongdechloris C2206 genome includes a window with the following:
- a CDS encoding DUF697 domain-containing protein encodes MSDIPVQLLQHLGKHGVRMRQFLSDDFSNIDDSQRREMATEARQITAWAAAAIAPMPIPFADIWTITPVQMLMVRAIGNIYGYKIDSKTVKEMLAVIGGGMLGQQICLALFKIGLPGAGGFGGAAFVFFWTHGIGKAAELYFQSGMTATAEELAAARKEGMEQAKNETPRTE; translated from the coding sequence ATGAGTGATATTCCAGTTCAGCTACTTCAGCATCTTGGCAAGCATGGTGTGCGCATGAGGCAATTCCTAAGCGATGATTTCAGCAATATAGATGATTCTCAACGTCGAGAAATGGCTACAGAAGCTCGCCAAATTACGGCTTGGGCAGCGGCGGCTATCGCACCTATGCCTATACCATTCGCCGATATCTGGACGATTACACCAGTGCAGATGCTTATGGTTCGGGCTATCGGTAATATTTATGGATACAAAATTGATAGTAAAACAGTTAAAGAGATGCTTGCGGTTATTGGCGGCGGAATGCTTGGTCAACAAATATGTCTTGCGCTGTTCAAAATTGGCTTACCCGGTGCTGGGGGTTTTGGAGGTGCTGCATTCGTATTTTTCTGGACACATGGTATTGGCAAAGCAGCAGAACTTTACTTTCAGAGCGGCATGACTGCGACTGCAGAGGAACTTGCGGCAGCACGCAAGGAGGGAATGGAACAAGCAAAAAATGAAACACCGCGCACTGAGTAA
- a CDS encoding IS1/IS1595 family N-terminal zinc-binding domain-containing protein (programmed frameshift) yields MPCIHCQSEAIVKNGTKTLKTGQVLQQYLCNTCGRRFNERSGTPMARLRAPVATVEMALNARHEGLGVRAAARVVGTSPSSITTWEERSSSHLPAWSPPAGAGGDVTIEGDELYTRVGENLPPAASEGWTISFIERKSRYWLEASAGLKAAELFEQGVQRAWQWAEPSAWIRWFTDGERRYGKALWKLASVYLPSHLSSDAYPYRKVWREGLEVAIKIKGSQGKPRVEWLNVEHPWTALSALSEVHANHLEAFNSALRRRATAYRRRQNHYAKQVEGLQRALDVQRLIHNWVRPHGSLGKARTPAMAMGFIQRPLKLSEILLARGFESLTL; encoded by the exons ATGCCTTGTATCCATTGTCAGAGTGAAGCCATCGTCAAGAATGGCACCAAAACCCTCAAAACGGGTCAAGTGCTCCAGCAATATCTCTGTAACACCTGCGGTCGTCGCTTCAATGAACGCAGCGGCACCCCCATGGCCCGTCTACGCGCCCCAGTAGCCACCGTCGAGATGGCCCTCAATGCTCGACACGAAGGGCTGGGCGTCAGAGCCGCCGCCAGAGTCGTGGGGACATCACCTAGCAGTATTACGACCTGGGAAGAGCGTTCATCCTCTCATCTGCCCGCCTGGTCCCCGCCTGCCGGGGCAGGCGGAGATGTCACCATAGAAGGCGATGAACTCTACACCCGTGTCGGTGAAAACCTT CCCCCCGCAGCCTCTGAGGGCTGGACCATTAGCTTCATTGAACGCAAGAGTCGCTACTGGCTAGAAGCCAGCGCGGGCCTCAAGGCGGCTGAGTTATTTGAACAGGGAGTTCAGCGGGCTTGGCAGTGGGCAGAGCCCAGTGCATGGATTCGCTGGTTTACCGATGGAGAGCGGCGCTACGGCAAGGCATTGTGGAAACTGGCCAGCGTTTATCTGCCGAGCCACCTCAGCAGCGACGCCTATCCCTATCGCAAGGTGTGGCGGGAGGGTCTAGAGGTGGCCATCAAGATCAAAGGCTCTCAAGGTAAACCTAGGGTAGAGTGGCTCAACGTTGAGCATCCTTGGACGGCCCTCAGTGCCCTCAGCGAGGTTCATGCCAATCACCTCGAAGCCTTCAACAGTGCTTTGAGGCGACGGGCAACGGCCTATCGCAGGCGACAGAATCACTATGCCAAGCAGGTGGAGGGATTACAGCGAGCTTTGGATGTACAGCGTTTGATTCACAATTGGGTGCGGCCTCATGGGAGTTTGGGCAAAGCCAGAACACCAGCCATGGCCATGGGATTTATTCAGCGCCCCTTGAAGCTCTCTGAAATCCTATTAGCCAGGGGATTTGAGTCTCTCACTCTTTAA